The sequence CCCGAGTTCGTCGCGGTGCCCACGCTGAAGTAGAGCGCGCCGTCCGGCCCCACGGCGGGGCCGTTGGTGTGGTGGTCGCCCAGGCTGGGGAGGTTGGACGCGAGCGGCGTCGTGCGTCCGTCCGGCGTAATCCGCACGATGCGGCCGCCGCCCTGCTCGCCGCCCTGGGCCACGTAGAACGCACCCTGGTGCCAGGCGACGCCCGTCCAGGGCGGATGGTCTCCGCGAGCCACCTCCTTGAGACTGCCATCCTTCTCCACGCGCAACAGTCGCGACTGGGTGAAGGACTCGCCGTAGCTGTAGCCGGACTCGGTGACGTAGGGCGTGCCGTCACCGTCGAAGGCGACACCGGTGGGGTACGTGAAGCCGGTGGCGACGACTTCGACGCGGTAGCCCTCGGGCACGGCCACGTCCTCGGGATTCACGCGCCGGGGCGGTCTGAATTCCGTCGAGCCACCACCTCCTCCCGCGAAGAGGTGGAAGCAGCCGGGGAGCAGCAGCAGCGCGCACGCCGCCAGGTGCAGGCGTGCGAGAGGAAGGAATCGCATACGCGGCGAGGGGCCTCGGGTGGGGACGTGAGGATGAGGAGCCCGACGCTACGAGTCGTCCTCCTCCAGGTCCAACTTTGGAGAGGATGACGGTTTCCTGCGAGACAGACGGAGCCCTCAGTACCGCTCGAAGACGAAGGTGAGTGTCTCGTGTGCCGTCGGTCCGAAGGTGAGCCGCAGGAAGCGGTCTCCCGAGGGCGCGGGGAACCTGGCCACGTGCTTGATCGCCGGGACGCAGACCGGCGCGGCGGGCTCCAGGGTGGAGGCCACGAGCGTCTCGCCCTCCGTCGTGTCGTGCACCGTCACGGGGACGGACTGGCTGAGGTAGAGCGCGACGGTTTCGTTCCGGTCGGGGTCCGTCACCACCTCCGTGTAGCCCCGGAAGGACGTGCCGTCCGCGGGCAGCGTGAGGCCGTAGAAGGTGTGGCCCGTGTCCGTGGCCGGGTAGAAGCTCGTCGGAGAGCTGCCCGCCGTAACGGCTTGAGGCGGGTTGAGCAGCGCGTGGGTGCAGGCGTGCTCGACGTTGGCGTCGCGCCGGCCGGTGGTGAAGTCCAGCTTCCCGTCACCGAGCACGGCGTGGGCCGTATCCACCGGCTGGCCCGTGGCACCGCGCAAGCCCGTGACATCGAGCGTGTATCGGTTCTCCTGCTCCAGCGGCGGCAGGTCCGGCTCCGGGCGGGGGATGACCACCGTCAGTGTGTGCCCGTCCGAGGACCACGTGCCCGTCAGCGTGCGCGGAGCGTTGGCGGGCGTCGTCACGTCCCGCAGCGTCACCTGCGCGGTGGAGGTGTCCATGGGCTCGTTGAAGGTGAGGGTGAGCACCTTGCGCAGCGCGAGGTTGGTGGCGTCGGCCTTGTAGAGCTCCACGGGCAGGACGTCGGTGGCGCCCTCGGAAGGAGTGGACGCGGTGACGTGCGGCCGGGCGGCGGCCGTCCCGTGCACGGTGAAGTGGAAGGTGAGCGGCGAGGCGAGCCGGTTGCCAGAGACATCCTCGAAGTCCGTCCGCACGGTGACCTGGACGCGCGCGCCCGAGGGAAGAGGTTCGGAGGGATGCACCATGAAGGCGCGGCCTTCTTCATTCCAGTGGCTCAGGCCGAGCGTCTGCTGTGCACCATCGACGGCGACGTGCACGGTGCCCCGGTCGGACTTCATGGGCTCGCTGAAGCGCACGGTGATGGCGGTGTCGGCGGACACGTGTGCCTCGTCTGAGGCGGGCGTGGTGCTCGTCACGGTGGGCGCCGCCGTGTCACCCGCGTCTGGCGTATCG comes from Pyxidicoccus parkwaysis and encodes:
- a CDS encoding Ig-like domain-containing protein — its product is MRLSHATALLSVCAVLVLTGCDHDDPPDTPDAGDTAAPTVTSTTPASDEAHVSADTAITVRFSEPMKSDRGTVHVAVDGAQQTLGLSHWNEEGRAFMVHPSEPLPSGARVQVTVRTDFEDVSGNRLASPLTFHFTVHGTAAARPHVTASTPSEGATDVLPVELYKADATNLALRKVLTLTFNEPMDTSTAQVTLRDVTTPANAPRTLTGTWSSDGHTLTVVIPRPEPDLPPLEQENRYTLDVTGLRGATGQPVDTAHAVLGDGKLDFTTGRRDANVEHACTHALLNPPQAVTAGSSPTSFYPATDTGHTFYGLTLPADGTSFRGYTEVVTDPDRNETVALYLSQSVPVTVHDTTEGETLVASTLEPAAPVCVPAIKHVARFPAPSGDRFLRLTFGPTAHETLTFVFERY